tgtgctcTTGATGTAGAACtaggatggaatagaaaagggATAGAAAACATAGGACCCGCTAGGCTAGACCTTTGAAATCCACAAGGGATACTTCTTGAAAACATAAGAAACTACCCTGTTGAATCTACAAGAACAACAGATTCTGAAACTCAACTTTATTCTGTCAGAGAATGTGTGCTTACATAGGCACACCAAAGCCATAAATGTACTGAACTAAAAGCGGGAATAAAATGATAGTAACAAGTCCTTGtagtgaaaaaaaatacctgATTGCAATATTATGAATTACAAACAGAAAGCTTCcaaaaaaaatgacaacaatGCGCAGTTGATGAATCTACAAATAACTTGAAAATAGCAATGCTTCTCATCGGCCCCAGTTCTCCATTTGGGATAACAAGTGCTTGTTTTTGTTGCATATTGTGTCCATATGTTGTCAAGTCCCTTTAAATAGTTTGGTGCATCTTGTTGGAATATGACACAAATTGGATTGGCAGAGAACCTGAATGTAAGATAGACTTCATAACTCCTTAGTTTTGCTCTACAATTGTGTTTGTGTGAATTTACACAATATATCTTGTATGCATAGCCAACAAGTTTCTTACTAACTGATGACAAGGTATAAACTGCACAGCCTCCACCCACCTACTTTTTGTACCAGGAAATTCTTCCTAAATTTTCGAAGCCATAACTTTTCCATTGGTGGTACAGGACACGGAAGTAGTTAATATGTGCCTGAGCGCTCTGAAAGCTCTTGCTTCCTACCACTATAAGGAGACAGTTGCTGGCAAAACAGGCTTGGGCTCACATGCCAGTGGTGTGGAAGATTCAAGTGGGAATATGCAGGAAGGCATTTTGAGTAGATTCCTTCAATTGTTAATGCAATTACTCCTTTTTGAGGATTACAGGTAATTGGCTTGCTTAATCTACAATGTTGAGGGGAAAAAATAGTTTGTGTtgcatttaataaaagaaataggtCAGAATCGTCAACACTTGCAAAACATGTTTGACAATCATTTTACTTCCTTGCAATGCATGATATCATAGTCTGAAGTTCTTCTGTTTGTGTTTCCAGTCCGGATCTGGTTGGTCCTGCAGCGGATGCTCTGTTTCCGTTGATTCTTTGTGAACAAGTTCTTTACCAGGTATTTTCCCCTAAgcttttatataatttggaCGCTATGTTAATGTTCCATTTCATTATGACATAAAACGCTATCGCATTCCAGCAAGCATTACCACAATTATGTCTTTCAGTATTGAGTGGGTGGCATTTTCATTTCGTAGTCTCCTCCTTGTATTTGCTACAAATGAGTCTCTTATCTCGATAATACTTGAACTATTTTCTCTTTAGTGGATGGAAAGATTAGAAGGCCATTTACTTGcttataattatgaaatactGGATCAAATAGTCTTGACTTGGTGATATTACAGCAAGTCTTTACTTGTGATATTACATTAATAGTACTTTGTGGTTGACTGCATCGGTAACTTTTGGGAAATAGCAGCTCATCTCTCAGAGGAGAGTGAATGTTGCAAAATTATCTCCTCTCAAGATTCTCCTTCGCATGAACAATTTAATGGAAGGAAAAATTATAATCTCATCACTCCAAAATCTTTTAGATCCCCCTTTCCACCCTGTAACACTTGCAGACAAACACAGATTTATGTCTGGGGATGTCTGTGGTTGCAAGGAGAAGGGGAGAGACTACAACGAGTGTGCACATTTGCTTaaatgttgttggaatgtctgTCTAAAAATTTAAGAGTCGTTAACACCTTTTCCTTAATGGTGGTTAAACTCGCAATGCATACACACGAACTTTTCATGAAATGTTAGTCAGACAACTCTTTATCTGTTAGTTAATATGGGGCATGTAATGACTGAAAGAGCTGGATAAGTAGCTTCACATGGTAAATATTGCTTCTTTCTGATCGAAGGACATATTTGCAGGGGGCGTGTTTAGTTTGTAGAAGTCAAGCTCACTAGtgtttaaaatatcaaattcattaaatatttcaCAGAATGGTAATAGAACAATATCAAGTTCATTAAATATTTCACAGAATGGTAATAGAACAATGATTAATCGCATCCTTTGCACCCCTTCCCCCAAAGAACAAACAAGTTTTGAATCGGTGTATTTGATTAATGTGTTATGAGGCATTTTTGGTTGCAGAAATTAGCCAATGAGCTTATAGAGAGGCAAACAAATCCAACATTGAGATCAAGGATGGCAAGCGCCTTGCAGTCCCTCACAAGTGCCAATCAGCTTTCATCAACTCTAGATCGCATGAATTACCAAAGATTCAGGAAGAACGTGAACAACTTTTTGATTGAAGTTCGTGGATTCCTGCGGACAATCTGATTTGTGGCCCCGCTCTGTAAATGTAAGCAAAACATCTTGGTTTTCTTATTCTTTGCATTGTTTTCACATGAACTAGGTTTTGGAATCAAAAGGAAAATCCCAGTTTCAACACACAGTATAGTCAGTTTCTGGCTGCTAGCAGAGTGAAGTTAAAACTGTTTGTGATGAATGAAATTGAAGTCGAAACTTTGGTGCAGGCACAAGGGAGTGAAAACGATGGGTTCTGAGTGAAAAGGTGCCTAGGCAGTTACATTACCAGTTTTCTTTCAGTTTCCTGCAGTTCCAAGATAATCCCCGATTGCATGAATAACTCAAAACTTGTCACTTTGTGCTAACACCAAGCTAGGAGTGCTACCTTGCATATCCATCCTAGTTACAAGCACAAGGGCATGCATatggaagaaaatcaaagtgCCCTTTGTCAATGCATGCATGCTAATATAAGCGTGTTAGAATGAACATTGCTTCTATATGCATTAACAAGTATCCATTACATGATGAATAAGCAATGCCTTTTCCATACCTATACAAAGTCCTATCTTTTGTGctttcaaaatctattttctttAAGGGAAGTTgcatttctaattgtttttcatttaaaagcatatgtttttttaggtggtttttatagttttagagCTTGCTTGAAATTGTGGTAGCGGGAacggttcaaagtgtttttcgtttagaaatatatcaaaataaagtttttttatttttaaaaaagtacttttgacatcagcacatcaaaataaaacaacctgaaaatataaaacaatttttattttaagtaaaataaaatatcaaaatttttagTAACacgatgtattaatattaaaataaaaaaatattttaatatatttttaattaaataatattttttaaaaaatacttttcatccatcacactgtcaaacacatTACATAGGTGTTTCCATCCCTTTACTTTGATTGTCAAGCCATCGGATCCTTTCATTGTGTTAGCCTCCGTCATGCAATCTTTTATTCTCCTATGAGGTGAAAAGAGAACATATGATTGTCATGAAGCATCCACCGCAACTCTTTCATTGTGTTAGCCTACTGCTAATGCATGACATACACACAAGTGGTCAGGCCACTTGGACAATGGCATCGCTCACAGCCATTTCTCCGGTCCCCaccaaacaaaatttatattttcattctttaaagCATAATTAAACTCCACTTGGCAGGTTAACTAAACTTGAATTGGGTTCTAGTGAGTCTTTAAAACAGTGACCCGACAAAATCTTTTCGCCAGCTGTACAACcggaatttttatattaaaaataattttttaaaaataaaaaaaattattttaatatatttccaaacaaaataaaatattacccCTACTACCAAATATACCCCGCCTTAAATATTgccattttaataataaaaagaaaggttgatccaataacaaacaaacatggTGGATTCGTTCTGACAAGCCTGCTTTCTAGGCCTCGTTCTGCACTTTcattacaaacaaataaaaggattaagagaaaaaaatgacgGCGAGGGATTGGCTCAAAACACCTGAGAAGCTAGAGAAATTCCCATTATGCGATTTAATTGTTTAGAATATAGCATAAATGTATCACGTAATTTTACGACTGCTAGGTTTTATCCCCAGCACAAAGGAGGGGGGCTAAAGGAAGCAAATTAGCAGCACACCCATCTGAAGGTGGCATGGCATGCTGTTTCGGGCATCTCACCTAGATGTCATCACAAGGCTGGCACTTTCTTACGCTTACTTGTGCAATACACTCTTCTTTGGAAGCTTCGGTTTCCTTTGACTCTGGTTCTGAAAGGTCATAGAAACAGATTTTCAGATTGGGTGAATGgaagaagatgattttgattCGGGCAAAAACAAGAAGATGTACCTTTTGTCTTTCTAAAGCTCCGTAATCTGTCCTCTCCCTCCAGTTGCTCTTCCGTAATTTGATAGGCCGGTTTCCGACATATTTACCTGAAATCAAGGTTAAGGAAAAGAATTAACACACTGAAACAGCTCAGAAAAGGGGTACGTTCTGAATGAAGGTAcgaaatttttttacttaaattcATCACTGGGTAAAGGGAATTAAAATATCAACCAAAGATCCAATCAAAATCTATGAGTTCAATAGCCAAGAGTGGACAATGCCCAGTGccctttaatttaaatattagctACTTTCTCCTCTTCTAATTATCATCCATGTGCAAAAGAGCCAAAGCTGGctgataaaattatgaaatacatGCAAGACGCAACATCTTCTCTTCATAAATATCTTGTTTAGTAGCTGAAAGCCGATCACGTACCCATAGCGAAGTTAAAAGGTAACAAACAGCCATTCAGCCACCTTGTTAtattaaaagagaaatgatACAGGCACAGAGGTCAGAGTCTCAAAAACAGGGTCCAAACATTTGTTCCCACCCTTCTCTCCCTCGTAACAGAAACAGTCAACAGCCGCTCATAACAGAACAGCACaaccaaaacaaaaaggaaaaaaaagcagaGAGATTAGAGCTGACTCACCATTCATCTCCTTAAGTGCAGCAGCAAGGTCAGTAGGGTTGGCAAAGCTAACAAATCCATAGCCCTTGGTCTTTCCAGTTCGCTTATCCCTGACAACCTATTATGTGAGGAAGTACAGCATAAGCATATACAGTAACCATTGAAGcttccaataaaaataaaaaacaccaggaaagggaaagaaatacaaacaagaaaaacatattaGCAAATGCATTCCGTGTGCCGATGAACAGGCACAATAGAACAAACATGCGTTGTCGACATGATCACAGCCCACTCTCCCAGCCACCCACACACATTAAATATGAGGTACCAAGGACCAAACTCAAACTACCAGAGACGAAGCATCATGGTCAAATCcccaaaaacataattaaaatttgtacCTTATTTCAACAATTAATCTTCTATGAAAAAACTCCCTTTTAGACTCACATACCACAAGGCAATTTCAGAAAACGTAATGTGAAAAAACCCTTATGGAGATTATTCcaaccaaatacaaaaaatctaCATTGAATTAACAGGCCTAGTTTAACCCAGATAATGCTCATTCAAGGTAAATCTTCAAAGGATTTATTAGATTACTCCATCAtactaataaaacaaaataaattcatcacaTGCCTgtccaagaaaaaatattgaagattaTAAATGTTGCTCTCGGTCCACAAACTGAACCAATACCATCAAACCCAAGCATCATGGAGGGCCTAATATATTGactctcaaattttataatgataaaaaaaaaaaacagtgaattAGATTATTACATCAATTTGCAATTTGAAAGTTATTCACATGATCAAGATGTCATTCACATGATCAAGATGTCCAGGCAAAATGTAGATTGTAGACAAAGCCTACCTTAGTACACAGAAAAACACTGCTCTGTGCGCTTCAAAGAAAAATCTGAACAGGAAATGTAGAAGTTTCACAGACTAGGCAAACAATTATTCATacaaaagaaatcaagagatgCGAGTGAAACATCAACTTACTCTGGCCAAGTTAAAAGAAGGAAACCttgaaaatgcttttgaaagAACATCATCATTCACCTCATTACCAAGATCACCACAAAATACGCGGTAGTCATCTGCAACAGCACAATGTGAACACCTTAGATGAGAAATACAGTGATGAATGACCAAAATCAATATCAACAAAAGAACCGTTTCCATGGTCAATCCAACATTATTATATAGAAAAgctcaaaagaaaaacaaaattgcatcAGAGAAGCAACATACTTTCAGGCCATTCTGCAAGAATTGGATCCTCCCATGTCTGGCCAGCAGCTTTACGAGGAATTGCTTTCCTTTTAGTCTCTGCTTTATGTTCAACCTCACTATTTGCAAGGGCTGCTTTCACACTCTCAAGTGCTTCAGGCGTGATCGTTTGTGCATCCCTCTGAAACAACTGGTGCGCCTGTTCAAACACACCACAAAATCATTCACCCCATAAAGAAATaagattaaatgaaaaataaaacaaaaacaatagtgGAAACATAAAAAGACCCATCAAATTATCATTATCAAATAAAGTAGAACTAAAAACAATCCAAATCAAAGTAGCCAAATTTCGCAACCAATTAGATTGACTATCCGATTTATGCCCATTACATTTACTTCAAAAAATTCCAATATTAACCAGACCCATtctgaaacatttttttaaaaatctatctCATAATCACAAATTCACAATCAATTTTCACaccaccacaaaaaaaaaaaagccaatcaaaaaccctaaaattaaccATTTCCCCCAAAACCCAAATAAAccaccacaaaaacaaaatgagcaAAATAACTAACAATCTCACAATTTTCATTTTCCTAATATTAATCAATtttgaatgaataaaaataattcatctcataattataaatttacaaCTCGATTTTCACATCACcacaaaaacaatcaattaaacCGTAAAATCAACCCATTTCCCCAAAACACACTTcacaaaacacaaaaaggaCCAAACGTCACATAAAGTTTTCGCAAGTATAACAAaatcatccaaaataaaaagccctaacaaacaaaataaaaaaaaaaactgaaattcaGCAGACAAATGTAGAATTGCTGACCTGTTGGTACTGTGGAAGGGAGTAAACGGGTCCAATCGGGGCAGGCGGATAAACGGGCGCCATGACGGTAGGAGGTGGAGCGACATAGGGTTTTGGGTAAGTTTCCGATTGCTGGAGGTGAAATGGGGTAGGGAAATAAGCGCCGTTTGCTACTGTTGCTGACGTCGATGCTGCGTAAGTGAATTGCTGCGATGTTGAAGAAGATGGAGGGATCGACATGGGTTTTAGGGTTTGATTGAACGACTAGTCGTTCGTGTGTATTGGTGAGAATTGCAGGCTGGATTGGATTTGAAGGAAAGAGAGTCGAATGTTCTGGAGGTTTCGTGGGATATATTGTTGTATTTATTAGGATGCTATGTTCTTTCCAATTTTAACTTCAAGACGActgctaatttttttcttatgaagtgtctttatttattttaattttcttaaacttCTAGTTCATGGCTCGGTTTCAAAAGGttatttaatctgttttttaaagtatgttttagtttttttattgtatgttaAATATTACAGTGTAAAGagtttttaagaataaattttatttaaaaatatattaaaataaattttttaatttttaatatcaatacattaaaattatatatatataaataaagtgAAACACACATTTAAAATACACTCAAATACTTATCattctttcaaatattttttcaattattttttaataattttaatatattaatatcaaaaattaatttaaaattaaaaaaataaaaccataaaaataaatagattcttttgaaaattttgtgcttgtacttttttttgttgttgttaatgcCATGATGTCTACAGCTTGGAAACGCGATGTAGACCATGTTctatacaaattttatttttttaattaaaattttattttttttgtatgttttgaatcgttttaatacaatgattttaaaaatattatttttttaaaaatattattttaatatattttacc
This genomic interval from Populus nigra chromosome 11, ddPopNigr1.1, whole genome shotgun sequence contains the following:
- the LOC133668243 gene encoding uncharacterized protein LOC133668243 — translated: MSIPPSSSTSQQFTYAASTSATVANGAYFPTPFHLQQSETYPKPYVAPPPTVMAPVYPPAPIGPVYSLPQYQQAHQLFQRDAQTITPEALESVKAALANSEVEHKAETKRKAIPRKAAGQTWEDPILAEWPENDYRVFCGDLGNEVNDDVLSKAFSRFPSFNLARVVRDKRTGKTKGYGFVSFANPTDLAAALKEMNGKYVGNRPIKLRKSNWRERTDYGALERQKNQSQRKPKLPKKSVLHK